From the genome of Vigna angularis cultivar LongXiaoDou No.4 chromosome 11, ASM1680809v1, whole genome shotgun sequence, one region includes:
- the LOC108334179 gene encoding probable inactive ATP-dependent zinc metalloprotease FTSHI 2, chloroplastic — MASHCFLRYSSSSFLLDPKFRSPPKSPYYPSVFSRIPTPKSDNDDNKDDNHKTPNHNRFDFLKLSVTLTVISASLPQHAAAAAAVTKGKKRSSKKQSAKKSEALSPEELKTWSRGLPVVSDRLPYSEIVELKKDGKLKHIIKPISAKLRQRSEAVLVVLDDSRVLRTVLPSVESHREFWDSWDALKIDSVCVNAYTPPIKRPEWPSPLLSNIYLPPFLQKFLFGSPEDIETKPKKESKKAAEYRKMRMDLKREKEEELRRLRQERETAERNIKAQKKEEERRRRREMKKRRYRESMRQASDRNERMAYFWSDLANNSNVANALGVLFFYIFYRTVVLSYRKHKKDYEDRLKIEQAEAEERKKMRELEREMEGIEGDDEEIEQGKGEENNYLKVAKQFMRSGARVRRAQNRRLPQYLERGVDVKFSDVAGLGKIRLELEEIVKFFTHGEMYRRRGVKIPGGILLCGPPGVGKTLLAKAVAGEAGVNFFSISASQFVEIYVGVGASRVRALYQEARENAPSVVFIDELDAVGRERGLIKGSGGQERDATLNQLLVCLDGFEGRGEVITIASTNRPDILDPALVRPGRFDRKIYIPKPGLIGRIEILQVHARKKPMAEDVDYMAVASMTDGMVGAELANIIEVAAINMMRDSRTEITTDDLLQAAQMEERGMLDRKERSTETWKQVAINEAAMAVVAVNFPDLKNIEFVTIAPRAGRELGYVRVKMDSVKFNNGMLTRQSLLDHITVQLAPRAADELWFGSGQLSTIWAETADNARSAARTFVLGGLSEKYHGMSNFWVSDRINDIDSEAMRILDSCYERAKEILEKNRRLMDAIVNELVEKKSLTKQEFFRLVDLHGSLEPMPPSILDIRIAKCREFQKLMDSGKEASLSSHA, encoded by the exons ATGGCTTCACATTGCTTCCTTCGTTATTCTTCATCCTCATTTCTCCTAGACCCCAAATTCAGAAGCCCTCCAAAATCCCCTTATTACCCTTCCGTCTTCTCGCGAATTCCGACCCCAAAATCCGACAATGACGACAACAAAGACGACAACCACAAAACCCCAAACCACAACCGCTTCGACTTCCTCAAACTCTCCGTAACCCTTACCGTCATCTCTGCCTCCCTCCCCCAACACGccgccgccgctgccgccgTTACCAAGGGCAAGAAACGCTCTTCCAAAAAGCAGTCCGCCAAAAAATCCGAAGCTCTCTCGCCGGAGGAGCTTAAAACATGGTCTCGAGGGCTTCCCGTGGTCTCCGATCGCCTTCCCTACAGCGAAATCGTCGAGCTCAAGAAGGATGGCAAGTTGAAGCACATAATCAAACCTATTTCTGCGAAATTGAGGCAGCGCAGCGAAGCGGTTCTGGTTGTTTTGGATGATTCGAGAGTGTTGAGGACAGTATTGCCTTCGGTTGAGAGTCACAGGGAGTTTTGGGACTCATGGGATGCGTTGAAGATTGATTCAGTGTGTGTGAACGCATACACACCGCCCATTAAGAGGCCGGAGTGGCCTTCTCCTCTGTTGTCAAACATTTACTTGCCCCCTTTTTTGCAGAAATTCCTTTTTGGCAGTCCTGAAGATATCGAAACAAAGCCCAAAAAGGAGTCGAAGAAGGCTGCGGAGTATAGAAAAATGAGGATGGACTTGAAGAGGGAGAAGGAAGAGGAGCTGAGGAGGTTGAGGCAAGAGAGGGAGACCGCGGAGAGGAATATTAAGGCtcagaagaaggaggaggagaggaGAAGGAGGAGGGAGATGAAAAAGAGGAGGTACCGGGAATCGATGCGCCAGGCGAGTGATCGGAACGAGAGAATGGCCTATTTTTGGTCCGATTTGGCTAACAACAGCAATGTGGCTAATGCACTTGGGGTGCTGTTCTTCTACATTTTTTACCGGACTGTGGTGCTTAGTTATAGGAAGCATAAGAAAGACTATGAGGACAGGCTCAAGATCGAGCAGGCTGAGGCcgaggagaggaagaagatgagggAGTTGGAGAGGGAGATGGAGGGGATTGAGGGTGATGATGAGGAGATTGAGCAGGGGAAAGGGGAGgagaataattatttgaaagtgGCAAAGCAGTTTATGAGATCAGGAGCGCGTGTGAGGCGAGCACAGAACAGAAGGCTTCCTCAGTATCTAGAGAGAGGCGTGGATGTCAAATTTAGTGATGTTGCAGGTTTGGGTAAAATTCGGCTTGAACTTGAGGAGATTGTCAAGTTCTTTACTCATGGAGAGATGTACCGAAGGAGGGGAGTGAAAATACCAG GTGGCATACTTCTCTGTGGACCCCCTGGAGTGGGAAAGACATTGCTGGCCAAGGCAGTGGCTGGTGAGGCAGGGGttaatttcttctctatttctgcTTCACAGTTCGTGGAAATATATGTTGGTGTTGGGGCTTCTCGTGTCCGTGCACTTTACCAGGAAGCCAGAGAAAAT gCCCCATCTGTTGTCTTCATTGATGAGCTGGATGCCGTTGGAAGGGAGCGTGGCTTGATTAAAGGTTCCGGTGGACAGGAACGTGATGCTACTCTTAATCAG CTCCTGGTGTGCTTAGATGGGTTTGAAGGAAGGGGAGAGGTGATCACCATTGCATCGACAAACCGACCAGACATTCTGGATCCTGCACTTGTGAGGCCGGGCAGGTTTGATAGGAAAATATATATCCCCAAGCCTGGTTTAATTGGACGCATAGAAATTCTACAG GTCCATGCTCGTAAAAAGCCAATGGCTGAAGATGTGGATTACATGGCTGTTGCTAGTATGACTGATGGAATGGTTGGTGCAGAGTTAGCCAACATAATTGAGGTTGCTGCCATCAATATGATGCGTGACTCGAGAACTGAG ATTACTACTGATGACTTATTGCAAGCTGCACAAATGGAGGAAAGAGGAATGCTAGATAGAAAGGAAAGAAGCACCGAGACATGGAAACAAGTAGCTATAAACGAAGCTGCAATGGCTGTCGTGGCTGTGAACTTTCCTGATCTTAAAAATATAGAGTTT GTCACAATTGCTCCTAGAGCTGGTAGGGAATTGGGCTATGTTCGGGTGAAGATGGATTCAGTCAAATTTAATAATGGAATGCTCAC TCGGCAATCCCTCCTTGATCATATTACTGTTCAACTAGCTCCACGTGCAGCTGATGAACTTTGGTTTGGGAGCGGTCAG TTGAGTACGATATGGGCTGAAACTGCAGACAATGCTAGGTCTGCAGCAAGGACGTTTGTTCTTGGTGGGCTTTCCGAGAAGTATCATGGAATGTCCAACTTCTGGGTGTCTGACCGAATTAAT GATATTGATTCGGAAGCAATGCGAATTCTGGACTCTTGTTATGAACGAGCAAAAGAG aTCCTTGAGAAAAATAGAAGGCTGATGGATGCTATAGTGAATGAACTGGTTGAGAAGAAAAGCTTAACCAAACAAGAGTTCTTCCGTCTAGTAGATTTGCACGGCTCCCTTGAACCAATGCCTCCCAGCATACTTGACATACGAATTGCCAAGTGTAGAGAATTCCAAAAATTGATGGATAGTGGAAAGGAAGCAAGTTTGAGTAGCCACGCATAA
- the LOC108332968 gene encoding mavicyanin: MASLSIVLCSCLIIFMAATNTSVQASIHFQVGGSLGWHEPDPNNTEFYSQWAQRNRFQVGDALVFEYQNDSVLRVEKLDYMNCDASNPIIAFDNGKSTFILDRPGDFYFISGTGEHCKNGQRLVVDVIHEHHFTSPPPISLPPQGFPPMASPPDQSFEDSTSASVMITATSVSVLVITFVIVVLLAP, from the exons ATGGCATCCCTTTCGATCGTCCTATGTTCTTGTCTCATCATTTTCATGGCTGCCACGAACACTTCTGTTCAAGCTTCCATTCATTTCCAAGTTGGTGGCAGCCTTGGTTGGCACGAACCTGACCCCAACAATACTGAATTTTATAGCCAATGGGCTCAAAGGAACAGGTTTCAAGTCGGTGATGCTCTTG TTTTTGAGTACCAGAATGACTCAGTTCTCAGGGTGGAGAAATTGGATTACATGAATTGTGATGCAAGTAACCCCATCATAGCTTTTGACAATGGTAAGAGCACTTTTATTCTTGACAGGCCTGGGGACTTCTACTTCATCAGTGGAACCGGTGAACACTGCAAGAATGGGCAAAGATTAGTGGTGGATGTGATTCATGAACATCATTTTACATCTCCGCCACCCATTTCTCTTCCACCACAAGGCTTTCCACCAATGGCTTCTCCACCTGATCAAAGCTTTGAGGATTCAACATCTGCCTCAGTGATGATTACTGCAACTTCTGTGTCTGTTTTGGTGATCACGTTTGTTATTGTGGTGCTGTTAGCACCTTGA
- the LOC108332969 gene encoding ankyrin repeat-containing protein At5g02620 translates to MDPKFYLAVRTNDITTFSSLVKENEDILQQRTADSLSTPLHLASRYGCTEIVSDIVRLCPDMVSAEDKNLETPVHEACRQDNVVILKLLLDANSSAVCKLNLDGKNACLLACSHGHLDMVKLLLNLSEMVGPVAAGFDQSCIHIAASRGHTDVVRELLNKWSKLTQVRDDNGNSPLHHACERGHREIAWILLKRDPNLGLLTNDNGYTPLHLAVMNGKVSILKDFASSTPASLNLITGEEETVFHLAVRYGWHDALEFLVHASNGINLLHCQDRYGNTVLHLAVIGKRYKMAEFLINKTKMDINARNSEGVTALDILVQSKDRAENRQLEATFIRAGGRRSIQSVSPVASNSVSPVASSLSMSWRFTRNPVELPNQNELIETIENGNYKPYYFSPTNSGKQKKCQTKKKVENPSHFCYSQSDRKKHYEMHREAVLNARNTIIIVAVLIATVTFAAGISPPGGVHQEGKVKGESTVGETTAFKVFVISNNIALFTSLSIVIVLVSIIPFRRKAHRRLLTITHKVMWVAVAFMATGYVAAIWVILPHNPEMKWLSVVLLALGGGSLGTVFIGLNVMLVEHWLRKSKWKKTRKEEGVDVAADNEKESQNSDIESSYSKGYHSY, encoded by the exons ATGGATCCAAAGTTCTATCTTGCAGTTAGGACCAACGACATAACCACATTTTCAAGCCTGGTTAAAGAGAATGAAGATATTCTCCAGCAGAGAACAGCTGATTCCTTGAGCACTCCATTACACCTTGCTTCCAGGTACGGCTGCACCGAAATAGTATCTGATATTGTGAGATTATGTCCTGACATGGTTTCTGCTGAGGACAAAAACCTGGAGACACCAGTTCACGAGGCTTGCAGACAAGATAACGTTGTCATCTTAAAGTTGCTGTTGGATGCCAATTCCTCAGCTGTTTGTAAGCTTAATCTGGATGGGAAAAACGCTTGTTTACTAGCTTGCAGCCATGGCCATCTTGACATGGTGAAACTCCTGCTCAATCTATCTGAGATGGTGGGGCCAGTGGCAGCAGGGTTTGATCAATCTTGTATTCATATTGCTGCATCAAGAGGGCACACAG ATGTTGTTAGAGAATTGTTGAATAAATGGTCAAAACTTACTCAAGTGAGAGATGATAATGGAAACTCACCATTGCATCATGCTTGTGAGAGGGGACACAGAGAGATTGCATGGATCCTACTAAAACGTGATCCAAATCTTGGTTTACTAACCAACGACAATGGCTATACACCGTTGCACCTGGCAGTGATGAACGGGAAAGTCTCCATCCTTAAAGATTTTGCTTCAAGCACTCCTGCCTCACTAAACCTGATCACTGGAGAGGAAGAGACAGTGTTCCATTTAGCTGTGAGATACGGATGGCACGATGCATTGGAATTCTTGGTACATGCCTCCAATGGTATCAATCTATTGCACTGTCAAGATCGTTATGGCAACACTGTCTTACACCTTGCAGTCATAGGCAAACGCTACAAG ATGGCAGAGTTCTTGATCAACAAGACAAAGATGGATATTAATGCTCGGAACTCCGAAGGGGTCACAGCACTTGACATCCTAGTTCAGTCTAAGGACAGAGCAGAAAATAGGCAATTGGAAGCCACTTTTATCAGAGCTGGTGGTAGAAGAAGCATCCAATCCGTGTCTCCAGTAGCATCTAATTCTGTGTCTCCAGTAGCATCTAGTCTTTCTATGTCATGGAGGTTTACACGTAATCCAGTGGAATTGCCGAATCAAAATGAATTGATTGAGACAATTGAGAATGGAAACTATAAACCATATTACTTCTCCCCAACAAATTCAGGGAAACAGAAGAAGTGTCAGACcaaaaaaaaagtggaaaatCCAAGTCACTTTTGCTATAGTCAGAGCGACAGGAAGAAGCACTATGAGATGCACAGAGAGGCAGTACTAAATGCGAGGAATACCATTATAATAGTTGCTGTTTTGATTGCTACTGTAACTTTTGCTGCTGGTATTAGCCCCCCTGGTGGTGTGCACCAAGAAGGAAAAGTGAAAGGTGAGTCAACGGTGGGAGAAACAACAGCCTTCAAGGTGTTTGTAATAAGCAACAACATAGCTCTATTCACGTCTCTAAGTATAGTAATTGTGCTTGTTAGTATCATTCCATTTAGAAGAAAGGCACACAGAAGACTGTTGACAATCACTCACAAGGTAATGTGGGTGGCTGTGGCATTTATGGCTACTGGCTATGTTGCAGCCATATGGGTGATCTTGCCACACAATCCAGAGATGAAATGGCTATCTGTTGTGCTACTTGCTCTTGGTGGTGGCTCTCTGGGCACAGTCTTCATTGGTCTCAATGTGATGCTGGTTGAGCACTGGCTCAGAAAATCAAAGTGGAAAAAGACTAGGAAGGAAGAAGGAGTGGATGTAGCTGCAGACAACGAAAAGGAAAGTCAAAATTCAGATATTGAGAGCTCTTATTCAAAGGGTTACCATTCATACTGA
- the LOC108333609 gene encoding tetraketide alpha-pyrone reductase 1, translating into MEHKVCVTGASGFLASWLIKRLLSSGYHVIGTVRDSGKQKKYEYLWSLEGATERLQLVQADLMEEGSFDNAIIGCKGVFHVASPVLSIITDPKTQILEPAVKGTLNVLRSCRKNAALGRVVLTSSSSTLRVRDDFDPNIPLDESSWSSLEYCEKLQAWYAMSKIEAERAAWEFCRENGIDLVTVLPSFIIGPCLPPNLCSTASDVLGLLKGETKRFQVLGRMGYVHIDDVALCQILVYEDAGSHGRYLCSSVVMNEDELAALLANRYPTLSISRFEKVDRPHYELNTQKLKSLGFKFKSIEEMFDDCIASLVKQGHLTIPKCQDNI; encoded by the exons ATGGAACACAAAGTCTGTGTCACTGGGGCGTCGGGCTTTCTCGCTTCTTGGCTCATTAAGCGACTTCTTTCCTCTGGCTATCATGTCATTGGAACAGTCAGAGATTCAG GGAAGcagaaaaaatatgaataccTATGGAGTCTAGAAGGAGCAACTGAGAGACTCCAACTAGTCCAAGCTGATTTGATGGAGGAAGGAAGCTTCGACAACGCAATCATCGGATGCAAAGGTGTCTTCCATGTCGCTTCTCCTGTACTCAGCATTATAACTGATCCTAAG ACTCAGATCTTGGAACCAGCAGTAAAAGGCACTCTTAACGTGTTGCGCTCTTGTCGGAAGAACGCAGCTCTTGGTCGTGTTGTATTAACCTCGTCATCTTCGACTCTTAGGGTACGAGATGATTTTGATCCAAACATACCACTAGATGAATCATCCTGGAGCTCCTTGGAGTACTGCGAGAAACTCCAG GCATGGTATGCGATGTCGAAGATCGAGGCAGAAAGAGCAGCATGGGAATTCTGCAGAGAGAATGGGATAGATTTGGTGACAGTTCTACCATCATTCATCATTGGACCCTGTTTGCCACCAAATTTATGTTCTACTGCATCTGATGTGCTGGGCTTGCTCAAAG GGGAAACGAAGAGATTTCAAGTGCTTGGAAGAATGGGATATGTTCATATAGATGATGTTGCCCTTTGCCAAATCCTTGTTTATGAAGATGCAGGCTCCCATGGTAGATACCTTTGCAGCTCTGTAGTGATGAACGAAGATGAATTAGCTGCATTGCTAGCCAACCGTTATCCTACTCTCTCCATCTCCCG GTTCGAGAAAGTAGATAGACCACATTACGAACTCAACACTCAAAAGCTGAAGAGTCTAGGATTTAAATTTAAGAGCATTGAAGAAATGTTTGATGATTGCATTGCATCTCTTGTTAAGCAAGGTCATCTCACAATTCCTAAATGCCAAGATAACATTTGA
- the LOC108332330 gene encoding nuclear pore complex protein NUP35 yields MSATVQRTPRSGRQSLFFQDLASPVSTRRGKVSSPGQAAAVSALWRENFGSSDLPPPPVFTLEDRSDFSPESGILDYQVSPEIKSDTRTPIQTSNREFSTPGKNKSEASTSYALRGVQQNQQTSPGMSWWSPATAKSGGEQDEKGKSSPVEGVVQPGALITLPPPLEVARPEVQRNSLPAGNLNEEEWVTVYGFSPGDTNMVLREFEKCGEILKHVPGPRDANWMHILYQNRSDAHKALNKNGMQINGVLIVGVKLLDPMQRQALNERLNNQGFMPLPLPSVRNSEVSTLKAPARSYYAQNGNSTARQTGGTIASPTKSLVSKIMDLMFGV; encoded by the exons atgagTGCTACGGTGCAAAGAACTCCAAGGTCCGGGAGGCAGTCTTTATTTTTCCAGGATTTAGCTTCACCTGTTTCCACCCGTAGAGGAAAAGTTTCAAGTCCCGGTCAGGCAGCTGCAGTATCTGCACTGTGGCGTGAGAACTTTGGCAGTTCTGACCTTCCTCCTCCACCTGTTTTCACCTTGGAGGACAGATCAGACTTTTCTCCTGAATCAGGCATACTAGATTATCAAGTATCACCTGAGATTAAGTCAGACACGAGAACTCCTATCCAAACTTCCAATAGGGAATTTTCAACTCCTGGGAAAAACAAATCTGAGGCTAGCACATCTTATGCTTTGAGAGGGGTACAACAAAACCAGCAGACCTCACCGGGTATGAGTTGGTGGTCACCTGCAACTGCAAAGAGTGGTGGGGAACAAGATGAGAAGGGAAAAAGTTCACCAGTTGAGGGTGTGGTTCAGCCTGGTGCTTTGATAACTCTTCCTCCACCGCTGGAAGTGGCAAGGCCTGAGGTTCAGAGGAATTCGTTGCCAGCTGGGAATCTCAATGAGGAAGAATGGGTAACTGTATATGG GTTTTCACCAGGTGATACTAACATGGTTTTAAGAGAGTTTGAAAAATGTGGTGAAATTTTGAAACATGTTCCTGGTCCTAGAGATGCTAACTGGATGCACATTTTGTATCAG AATCGATCCGATGCACATAAAGCTCTTAACAAGAATGGAATGCAAATTAATGGAGTACTAATTGTTGGTGTGAAACTGTTGGATCCCATGCAACGCCAAGCTTTAAATGAAAGGCTTAATAATCAAGGATTTATGCCCTTACCTCTACCCTCTGTTAGAAATTCAGAAGTGAGCACATTGAAAGCGCCTGCTCGATCTTACTATGCGCAGAATGGCAACTCCACTGCACGGCAGACCGGAGGAACCATTGCTTCCCCAACAAAATCTTTGGTGTCCAAAATCATGGACTTGATGTTTGGAGTCTAA